The genomic interval ACTAGGCGCTGTGTGATTCATTCCACTTCTGAAGATAACTGTGGAGGAATGAAAGGGGCTATTCCGGGTTTGTTTATGCTGTAGGCCAAGGGTGTGTGTAGCCCATAAATAAGAGGAAGGCTTATCACGTCTGTTGTCGActttctgttcatttttttttgttatgttttccTCTCTCCCGTGACGCTATTAATATTAGCACCGCCGAAATATATGTTGATTTTACATGAACCGAATGTCCCTTGTATGTTTCCCAGTGATGTATGCACATGGGTTTTGTCTAAATTTaccttgttttatttctgtgatATAAATGTCCCATATGGATGTGGTAAGAAGACTGATTTGGGACATTTTGcctttttatactgtaaatgtgGGTTACATGCTAAAAGGGACTATTTAATGTGCTTGTTGAGAGGAGCAGAGGGGATTTTTAGTGTCAGTGTGGGAAAGGAAGTGCTGTGGGCTCCTTTACATAACTGGCCTCTGCCCTCTAAACCAACTGCCATGGACCACTTGCAAACGAGTTATTGTGTGCTGATATGTTCGCCTCTTTTTCCAACAGCTGGTGTCactaacattcctgttttgACCTTGTCGGACTCGCACAAAACTAGACCTGCTGTTCACACACCGCGCTGCTGTCTTGATCAGTTTGAATCATTGATGGCTTTCTGTTCTCTCACTGAACCCCCTGATATTTTTGGTACCCACAGATGCGACTCTGCAACCCCGTCCGGTGGCCAGCAGGCAGTACTACACCCTGCCCAACAACGGGGCAGGTGTGGAGAGAAGAACGTCGGCCGCTCCGGTCAGCATCAATGTGGAGTCGCCCCGCTTTCACCCCCACGCCAAAGGCAAGAATATCAGGTTGGACGGGCAGCTTCGCCGTGCCACGCGCAAGAACAGCTTCTGTAATGGCATCACTTTCAGCCACAGGCCTGTCCACCTCTATGAGAAGGTTTGTTTTCAACTCACTGTGCTTTTTATCAACAACAAAGATGTAAAGAATAAAAGTTAAACGTTGCCATTCCTTCAGGTGCGTCTTCGCCTAAGTGGCGTGCACACCGGCTGGAGTGGATCTCTACGCTTTGGTTTCACCAGTTTGGACCCCAGCGAATTGCTCGCCACAGACATCCCCAAGTACGCTTGCCCAGACCTGGTGACACGGCCCGGCTACTGGGCCAAAGCTCTGCCCGAGAGGCTGGCCTTGAAGGACAACGTGCTGTCGTTCTGGGCCGACCGCCACGGGAGAGTTTTCTACAGCATCAACGACGGAGAGCCCATCCTCTTCCACTGCGGGCTCAGCATCGGCTGTCCACTCTGGGCCATCATAGATATCTATGGCATCACTCAGGAGGTCACACTGCTTGGTAAGCACTTTATTATGTTGTTTACTTGCTCTGTGAAATGACTCCTATAAAAtacttattgtttttttgtcgtgACTGCATCCGAGAGAGGCGAGCAGAAGCTGACTTGCATTCAAAAGGGAAGCGAGAGGAACAAATTTCACAACTGACTGGTCATGAATCTGTACACAGTCCATCATTACAATTCATATACATCCAATAAAGTTTTAAATAGTGGATATTTTTTGACTGGAGTCAGCTAGAAGGCCGTGTATTTTGACCATGGCTTTGACAACCCCCCGAAACCTCAGGAACTTATTTTTATAGTGTCAACACATTCACAGCTAATTTAAGCAGCTTCCTGAGAGTTCAGAGAGCAGCTGTGCCAGCATGGCATATATAGTAGGAGTAGGTAGTAGGGACTGGGGTGGCTCAATGATCCACTGTCTGCGTGACAAAACTAGTTTGTCTAGAAAACCAGAACATACAGAGATAAACAGGATGTGGACCACGGATCTCAACCCACCCTGAACCTCTCCGCTCTCTTACTATCAATGTCCCGCGCTGTGTCACTTTCTCCCTCTTCCTTCATTTCCATCACCCTCTCCCCTGTGGTTCCCTCTCGTACTCACTGGGTGTGTTTATCTTCAGTCTGACAAGAGCTATAGCCATGTTTGGTCAAGGCGGCAGATCCCAGGAGCTTTGGAGGGGCCAGTGCACTCAACTGCTCCAGCATCACTAGAAATAGTAATAAAGGAATGTATCATAAGTCAAAGGGGGACTACTAGCACCAGATGTCTTTATATCAGCCCCTCATAAAGAAATTCAGCTGTACTATGAACTCTGTGCAGGAAGTGTGGCAGTTTAGAAGAGCTCATGGAGGTAAATAAGCTGGTGACTGTCTGGCCAACACGGCTTTCTAAAAACTAAGGTTTATTTAactcacacacaacaaacaacacagtttTCTCAGGTTTTATAGCCATGTTTTATGGATGATTAATCCATTGAGAAAATAAGCATAGTTAAGTTAttcattagttgcagtcctatgATATGCCCATGTCAACGAAAGCGCTCATGGAGTAAAAGCAGACATCAAAGAGGTTGCGGTAACACATGCAGATAGTATCTCAGATAGTATCTCAGCACCCAGCTCCGTGGAAGAAAAAAGGACTCTCTAGAAACGAGAGAAAAAAGATGAAGTGTCCCGAGCTTACTCGGGACAGATGATATCGTACCATGTCCCAGTCACGAACTTCTTTGTTCATATTCTCCACCACAGAAAGCACGTTTGCTGAGAGTGTGGGATCCAGCTGCCTGAGCGCGGCCCGTCTGAGTGCCTATCTGCCCCAGAGTAGCCATGACTCGGCCAATTACAGCAACAATCAGCTGGAGAACAACCAGGCCGCTGCTGCCAAGATGGCCAACCTCCAGCTCAATAACTACACTCAGCTCAtcccctgctgctcctccacctcttcctcctccaccacacCGTCCTCTTCTGCCTCCACTGGATTCAGCACCCCGAGGGTGGTCCGGGGACTTCCTTCCCCGCTGGAAAATGACTTGCACTTTCACCCCGTCCGTGGCTCTGACGTGATACTCTCTGCAGACCGCTCGGCCGCCTGCATCCACTTTCTGGACAGTGCACGGACTCTGGTGTTCAGTGACCGGCCACTGCACGTGGGCGAGACTTTGTACGTGGAAGTGGGCCACCTGGGCCTGCCCTACTTCGGGGCGCTGTTGTTTGGTTTAACATCCTGCGACCCGGCTAGTCTGCACGCCGGGGACTTACCGGCAGACCCCGAGGTGCTCCTGGACCGTAAAGAGTATTGGGTGGTGCACCGGGGCTTCCCCATGCCTTGCTCCGGAGACGTGCTCAGCTTCAGCCTGCTGCCCAGCGGAGAGGTGCACCACGGGGTGAACGGAGTGGGACGGGGCCGGCTGCTCTGTGTGGACTCCTCTCAGGTCCTGTGGGCCTTTTTCACCCTGCATGGGGCTGTCAACAGACTCAGGATACTAGGTAAGCTGAGTGTATTCACAGCAACACAGAGATGTGATATCAGCAAACAAAACTACACATATTCCTCAAGTCTTACATTTTTTGTGGAATTATTGTAATTATGAGATGAGACAAACTACCAAATGGAATACTTGAAGCAgaggtttgacattttgggaaataatcGCATTCACtttcttaattttattattacaagttttctgaaattttatgtttaaacattcaaatgaggcattattttattaaatatgtgctaatttgcatacatttccagaacggaaatctgaacattagataaagccaggttcaaaattcttgtttcattttgttgacatattagagtaaaaggtttttacagagggatttttggatatctctttttatcactccataaatcagaaaatactgtcaacagccataaaaaataaaacatttttcgccatgtttttaggaataaaatattatattaatcagACTATGattgatatatgaacaaacccctctgttaAAACATTCAGAATATAGggaggaatgaaactggaaagtttggtggatgtaagtgatactgaagtggagatttctggctcagagtatgAGGGAAAACCTTTGAGAAAACGACTTTTAAAGCTAAGTTTTGTAAAATtccagacattttacaagacaCCATGAAAtttcccagttgattacttacatctAAGGTCTTATTGATTTAAATACTACATCAACAGAGCCTtaagaaaggtgccaaataaaaataaatatattctgATTgtgttaatcattttaaaaatgttggcgggtccaaaatgaatgttttgtttatctctgtggaagatatcagaTGTtgggttcccacttctaacaaggcttgtgagccaatagtataacaacaTTGGTAACACATGGTATTTCTGGGTCGTCaattagtgtggaaaaaaacggataaatggctgagattgacggtaagtgcctggcaacaacttgttgtgaagtaaatatGGTGGTTGAACGTTATCAatattatcaatagcaccttgaagacaattatttttaattttatacattttctgaaatcgtatgttaaaatatgcaaatgaggcatgatctaattggtgaatttaggagaaatctacaaatGCAAATAAACAAAGTAGTAACATATATAACTAAATGTGTATTTGgggtgttttctttccactagtctgaaagaagacatggcAAGCAAACTATCCCAAATCTCAAAAAAGACCAGCGTATAAAAAAACGATGTCTAGGCCTGTAGTGTCTCGTCATAATGGACAGAAATGAGATTGGTAACCAACTTCAGAAGTGTATTTCCCAGAATGTCCAGCTTTTCCTTTTATGCTCAAATGATTAATGGCCAAAATGGACATACTGTTCAATTATCATCAGTCTATTCTTGAGTCGAGGCAGCCcctgcaatttatttttttcccagactAAAGGAATGCAGTTGAGTAGTTTATGTCTGTATAAGCCTGTACAGTTCAGAGCTGTGACCTATCTGTCCTCGTCCCACTACTCCCACATAAACTCCCACATAAACTCCCATCAGCTCAGACCCAACGATATTATCCTCAAACAGAAACTAAAAGAAAATCACTCTATGAAACTTCAAGTAATATGCATATCTAATCAACAATAATTCAATATACATGTCACCTTTAAAGGCTTTACATGAGTCTAATTATCTGGCTTTTGTTGACGTGTATATTTTCTCTGTGACACAGGAACACTGCAGTCCAGTCCTCCCTCCACTTCCCCCAGCACGTCTCAGAGCAGCAGTCCAGACGACAGTGACTCAGACCTGGCGTTCAGTGTCAACAGATCGTCCTCTGCCTCTGAATCCTCTCTGGGTAGGTTACCACATGTTGACAGCTTGCCTACAATGTATGTAGAAACCCCCGCAAGGTCACGGCAGGAAAACTTTTATGGTGTAGAGGTGTGGCAATCCTGTTTGGTCTGTTTATGTGCGACACTAGACGAGTCCTCGGAAAGACGTTTTGAAATGTCAACAACGGATCTCCTTTCTTATATGACATTTTGTCATTGTTAGAGATATGATGATTCGGTACATGTTAGAGCTGTAACGATTGGTCGagtaatcaattagtcaaccGACAGAATTGGCAACTTATTGATAAATCGTTAAGTCATTtctaaagtaaaaaaagaaattcaaacATTCTcttgtttaaaggtgcagtgtgtaggatttggcggcatctagtggtgaggttgcagattgcgaccaactgaaacttctcccgtgtgtcaagcgtgtaggagaactacgatggccgatgcaaaaacgtgaaaaaacgcgaatggccctctctagagtcagtgtttggtgtgTCCATTCtgggacccgctccatatgtagatagaaacggctcattctaaggttacAAAAACACGATTTATTATATACtcaagaaaacatagttattaatattatattccatttctgccagtagatcccccaaaatgttacacactgttcctttaagcttcAAAAAAGTGAACATCTGGTGCTGTTCGTCGTCTTAACATTATAGTCAATAGAATATTTTTGGGCTTTGGAATGtgggttggacaaaacaaagacatttgatgacatcaccttTGGCTCTAGGACATTGTGATGAgcattttttaactgttttgtGATGTTACATAGATGAATCGAGAagataatcagcagattattaTGATTAGGATTAGTTGTAGCCTTAATACATACTGCTTTTTTAAAGTTTCAAAGATTACATatggaaatgtgtgtttgtcatggCTCATAAATAACAAAACACACTCCAAAACACAGATAAACAAAGAATGTATAAAAGCATAAGTATTGAAGATGTGAACCTGACTTACTCGTCCCACAACAACGACGAGAACATCTGTGTACATGCATCCATgtctgctctgttttcagacccacatgttttctctcttttcatccAGTGACTGCTCCCAGCTCCCCTCTCAGCCCGTCTGTCTCTCCCACTCTCACCGCCCcagagttgccccctgctgggaAAAACGGAGAATGCACCATTTGCTTCGACCAGGACGTGGACACAGTCATCTACACCTGTGGACACATGTGTCTGTGCAACGACTGCGGGCTGAAGCTGAAGAGACAGATCAACGCGTGCTGTCCGATATGCCGGAGGCCTATCAAAGATGTAATCAAAACGTATCGGCCATGATGGTCCAGATGTTGAAACAGGTGCTGTGACTTCCGCTGCTGGATGCCACCTGTGTCCCCCCCTTCTCAGGCTTGGTTGGACACGGACCCAATCGGAGATTAGTCACACCAGGACATAATTGTGcctatatttccattttatatgGGTGAATCATTTCTGGAGAGAGACGATGCTCTTCATACGCAGAACTGTgatggagctcattttaatacaCAGACTGCTACATGAGCTCCTATGTTTTGTCTAAGAAAGACGAGTCGTTTTGTATTTTCAATGTGATGTCTCTTACATCACATGTATTTGCTGAGCAGAAAATCCTGCTGTGAATATTTTGTCCCTACCTTCGTCCTAGATTTATGTGTGCTTCAGCAGAATATGTGGACCGTAGTCTATGACTTCTAGTGCCTTAGATTTTTGCCACTTTGTGTGTCCAAGTGATTATGCTAACAATCCTAGCCATATTTTCAATGTACAGTAATGAAAGCTTGTGGTAAAAAAGGCACGCAGATACAGAATTTATGCAATAAAAGGTGTAGGAGTAAGTGGAAAGATGTGACTGTACGGTAAGTGTGTTCAGTGGTGTGCTTTAAGAAAAGTATGTTTGGAAAGTACAAAATGAAGAATCTGCTTTTGCACTTCGAGAGATTAATAAACGTGGACTAAGTGTGATTAAAATGTGTGTAGTTTCAATAATAAGACTTCACTTTATAACATTTAAAGTAGCCGTGTGTAGGTATTTGAAGGATtaagtggcatctagtggtgaggttgcagattgcaaccaactaaataCCATTCCACctacccctccctttccaactacgatggccttcaggtaacgtaacagtgtttggttcgtTCATTCttggttactgtagaaacatgttggtgcaacatggcggactccgtgaagaggatgcAGATACGAAGGGCTCAttgtaagctaacgaaaacacaaccattcttagtgtcaagaaaatatattaatttcATCTGTATAGCTGTAGATGTAGCAGCACTTTTGCATGTCATGACAATATGTTGGGGGTAAATTATTAAGCATTCCTGATACCACTAGTGTGCTTTTCTTATAAAATACGAGTGAGCTATTTTTCTTTATGACATTTTGATATATTTGATAGATCTGTCACAATAATCCTTGCTAAAACAAGGGCTATGCTTTCTTTTAGTCCGAATTTGAACATCTATAATcgataatgtgaaatgacagaAAGCTCATTTAGAAATGAAAACCCTGTAAAAGGTGAGTGCATGTTGAATATTTATCAGATGACCAGACATGACTTCAATGAGATGCTAATGCCTCTCTGGCTCTGTTGGGTTTATAAGCAGTATTAGTATAAGttagtagtattttttttttactaaaatatTAGCCATAAGCTGCTATGTCAGGACGAGTCTTTCTGCCTCATTTGTTGAATAAAATCACTAATAAAGTTGCAATGCacaattaatattatataaagaACCAGATGTTTTCCTCAGACGTCAGTAGAAACCAAACAGAGCTACATGTGTTTGCTGTGTAAACCATAGGTGTGAACAGGCTGTTTGCTAGCACTTGTTAGTTATACTTCATAGCGCACTAAGGTTATCTGTTAGCTTATTGCTAGGTcttataacataaaataatatatacagCAAAATTGTGAAAGACAGCCCATACCATTTCTGAGCCCTTGTAGCACGATGCTGTAGTGGTGGGAAGTTTAAATCTTTGAGGTGAATCAATACACACTGAGTCATTTTGGCCTATTATTAGCAGCAAGCACACTATTGTGTTGGTAGTGAAGCTAACTAAGGCaatttataattattacctCCTCCATTACGTTTAgtggcacatacagtatagtcaGTGAAAAGACTTATGGAAGTGTTTTATTTCATACAGATATGCGGGTATCGAGTGGAAGCAAAGCAATTTGcttttgtgtatgtgtatgtggaAAGTGAgttgtgaagcaagagagagagagagcggcagcgaaTGTGTTTGATGTGCGAGCGAATAAGTGAGCAGGAGACAGAGTTATTTtcgctttgagaatatcaagtgaacgTACAgttgaagttgcagtttgtgcagaaataactgctgcagctcctcgaGACCAACAGATGTTTCCCGGGTCTTGTTTCCCgccggctgagtggagtgacgacgggggttaactccggagcgagtaacgttatcgactccggcccaagcagaaaaagttaacacagtggtttgtctgttctgggctactgtagtaaCATGGTGGCCTCTCCGTtgctatgtaaatataaacatctcattctaaggtaacgaaaacacaaccatacttattttcaggtgattatacactaaagaaaacacacttactaatattatattccatttctgccaataaatccccctaattgttacacactgttcttttaagcAGTCGGCAACATAAAGCTGAAAACCTATAAAGTGTTctcaaaaaatacaaacattcgTTTTTTCCAGCAGCGGTTAAGATAATTGTGTGATTGCATTTGGTGTTCACTGACAGCCCGGGATGAGAACATCTTTACCCGCAGTGAAACCAACATTTAAATCCACCAAGTGTGCCCATCTTTTCAGAAACTGCACCACAAACATGGCCTTTTGACAGTCTAGGTGCTTCTGTTCATCATGAGCGTGTTTATGTCTACATTTGCCAAAGACCTGTCACTTTCTGTTGAGTTATGCAAAATATCTCCCCGGGCATAttaaggttgttgttttttcacacaCAAGTAGACTGGTGTAACTATTTACTGCTGTATCACACAGCCGCAGTGTGAACTGAAGCACCACAGTTAATTTGAGACTCATTCACACTGACTGACAAGTGTGCACAGTTTCCTTATAATAAAAGTGATTAAACAGTGTGCTGTGTCAAGAGTGTAATTTGAATTTCATAATGCGAGGAAGTGACTGCGTTATAACTCCTTGTAGGTAGCCATGTTTAATTAAAGAGGTGCCAAACTGAAAAAGTTTACAAAATAGTTTTGGGAAATGGCACAGCATCTTTCTAAGAGGTTAACATACTCCCTATAGGTAGAGACCAGAAATCAAACATGTTATAGATAAAgttcaaaattaaaaatatccTCAAATGCTAAAATGACCCAACTATTATTTACATCTTAAAGGGCCTTCACTTCCAGTATTGTATGATCCAATGAACCATTGCTTCAAAGAAAACTCCTGCAGACAATTGTCCTGATCTGCCCTGCCCTTaggttttcatttcattctttcataatttcctgttttattttgatatacaaACATCTCCAGTTCCAACACTCCAGTGTTGATTATCCACACCTGCCCTCAACTACTTGCCTGCCCTTGATTTTGCCATTAGTCTACCCTGTTTATATACCCACCTCCACCTCTTATTTTCCCCTGCTCCCCTGCCAGATTGTCCTTGATCTACCCCGTGAGCTCATTGCTGTAATTTTTCTTTGGTTTTTGGACTTAACCTTGTTCCCTGGGTTTGGATTTTGTCTTCTCCAAGTCTTGACTTGTTTGCTCTGTTTGGACTGACCCTTGGATTATGAAAAACCAAGCATTGGATTTATGCCTGGGGGTCcatgaaataatttgctatgaATCATAAGCTCTCAGCTGGTCAAACGTCCACTCTGTcccctcctctgtgtgtgtgatcacaCTAACGCTAAGTCTGGAAATGCATCTTTTCCCTATTCTGTTCTCACTAcaccaacatttttttcacaCCTGAAAATTAAGCTTTTCACACTTAATCATAATTTGCACAGAAAACCAGTCAGTTAATTTGTGGTAATTTGATGACCAATAACTTTTATTTGCCATGTGAtcacaaaacaaaccaaaataaTAAAGTTGCCTGTATCAGATTTTGAAACAAGGTCACAAGATTACATAATAATGCAGAACACAGTCGATATTGTACTTAAATGGGTGTAAATAATTCCCTAACAAATTTGCAAGTAATGAGATTACCAAAAAGCAACAGTGAACCTGTTACAAGTTATGGGGCCCCTGGAGGTCCAGGAGGCCCCGGGGCAGATGCTCACATTGGTTTATTATTTCAGAGGTGCACAGAATAAAGAGCTTTATATAATACCAGTGATGCacaatttataataaaaaattataaattgtcaaatattaaccagttgtttttgtttgcaggAGTCTCCATTGGACACATGAAGGCGCCATTTCCATGCATGTGGAAGGAGAGACTCTCTGTTTTAATGAAGACCAGTAAAGAAACCTGACAAGTTGTTGATGCCCTACAATTAAACCAAGCTATTCTTGGGATGACTTGGGAAAGCCCCATATATAGTCTGATCTCAGTGTTATTTGATGAGACTGGTTCAGAGAGAAGAGTGTCAGGACCAGTGGTGGCTGGTGGAAATTTTTGTAGGTCGGGCTGTGCCACATCcgatcaatttcagcaaacatccccgtatgatttaatgcaaaaaaaggtatcaaaaataattaaataaaaataaaaataataaataattaacaattattttattccaacaggagcaataaataatgcttttaaaaaacacaacagtataaaatgtactcagtggtggaatgtaactaagtacttaaatacaattttgaggtacttctactcTACTTGAGTTTTTcaatgttctgctactttctacttctactcaactacatct from Sebastes fasciatus isolate fSebFas1 chromosome 10, fSebFas1.pri, whole genome shotgun sequence carries:
- the neurl1b gene encoding E3 ubiquitin-protein ligase NEURL1B isoform X2 → MGNKQSNMCIPSGLLPPSNKENTLNCTTEDATLQPRPVASRQYYTLPNNGAGVERRTSAAPVSINVESPRFHPHAKGKNIRLDGQLRRATRKNSFCNGITFSHRPVHLYEKVRLRLSGVHTGWSGSLRFGFTSLDPSELLATDIPKYACPDLVTRPGYWAKALPERLALKDNVLSFWADRHGRVFYSINDGEPILFHCGLSIGCPLWAIIDIYGITQEVTLLESTFAESVGSSCLSAARLSAYLPQSSHDSANYSNNQLENNQAAAAKMANLQLNNYTQLIPCCSSTSSSSTTPSSSASTGFSTPRVVRGLPSPLENDLHFHPVRGSDVILSADRSAACIHFLDSARTLVFSDRPLHVGETLYVEVGHLGLPYFGALLFGLTSCDPASLHAGDLPADPEVLLDRKEYWVVHRGFPMPCSGDVLSFSLLPSGEVHHGVNGVGRGRLLCVDSSQVLWAFFTLHGAVNRLRILGTLQSSPPSTSPSTSQSSSPDDSDSDLAFSVNRSSSASESSLVTAPSSPLSPSVSPTLTAPELPPAGKNGECTICFDQDVDTVIYTCGHMCLCNDCGLKLKRQINACCPICRRPIKDVIKTYRP
- the neurl1b gene encoding E3 ubiquitin-protein ligase NEURL1B isoform X1, with the translated sequence MHRGKRTAAKDMKAGEETTLGIQCWHDCRAKLTDATLQPRPVASRQYYTLPNNGAGVERRTSAAPVSINVESPRFHPHAKGKNIRLDGQLRRATRKNSFCNGITFSHRPVHLYEKVRLRLSGVHTGWSGSLRFGFTSLDPSELLATDIPKYACPDLVTRPGYWAKALPERLALKDNVLSFWADRHGRVFYSINDGEPILFHCGLSIGCPLWAIIDIYGITQEVTLLESTFAESVGSSCLSAARLSAYLPQSSHDSANYSNNQLENNQAAAAKMANLQLNNYTQLIPCCSSTSSSSTTPSSSASTGFSTPRVVRGLPSPLENDLHFHPVRGSDVILSADRSAACIHFLDSARTLVFSDRPLHVGETLYVEVGHLGLPYFGALLFGLTSCDPASLHAGDLPADPEVLLDRKEYWVVHRGFPMPCSGDVLSFSLLPSGEVHHGVNGVGRGRLLCVDSSQVLWAFFTLHGAVNRLRILGTLQSSPPSTSPSTSQSSSPDDSDSDLAFSVNRSSSASESSLVTAPSSPLSPSVSPTLTAPELPPAGKNGECTICFDQDVDTVIYTCGHMCLCNDCGLKLKRQINACCPICRRPIKDVIKTYRP
- the neurl1b gene encoding E3 ubiquitin-protein ligase NEURL1B isoform X3, producing the protein MGNTTPKPLIDATLQPRPVASRQYYTLPNNGAGVERRTSAAPVSINVESPRFHPHAKGKNIRLDGQLRRATRKNSFCNGITFSHRPVHLYEKVRLRLSGVHTGWSGSLRFGFTSLDPSELLATDIPKYACPDLVTRPGYWAKALPERLALKDNVLSFWADRHGRVFYSINDGEPILFHCGLSIGCPLWAIIDIYGITQEVTLLESTFAESVGSSCLSAARLSAYLPQSSHDSANYSNNQLENNQAAAAKMANLQLNNYTQLIPCCSSTSSSSTTPSSSASTGFSTPRVVRGLPSPLENDLHFHPVRGSDVILSADRSAACIHFLDSARTLVFSDRPLHVGETLYVEVGHLGLPYFGALLFGLTSCDPASLHAGDLPADPEVLLDRKEYWVVHRGFPMPCSGDVLSFSLLPSGEVHHGVNGVGRGRLLCVDSSQVLWAFFTLHGAVNRLRILGTLQSSPPSTSPSTSQSSSPDDSDSDLAFSVNRSSSASESSLVTAPSSPLSPSVSPTLTAPELPPAGKNGECTICFDQDVDTVIYTCGHMCLCNDCGLKLKRQINACCPICRRPIKDVIKTYRP